The sequence CACATCAGTTTTGTTCCTGGACAGGTATTCACCCAAATCATTTTTTACATCCAGTTCGCGTTCCAGCGTCATATCTTTGGAATTCTTTACAGCTTTGGTAACTTCACGTCCGACTTTGCCAAGCGCGCCATTAACAACAACTTTTATCATTTATTAACCTCCTCATACAGCTAGCGCTGTGATAAGAGCCAAGAGCTCGGGGCTCAGGGCTCTGCGCCTCACCTCCACCTCCTCTCCACCAGTGGAGAGGGGAGGAAGAAGCCAATTTTCTTTTTCTATAACTCACCCCGCCTCACCCCCGACCCCTCTCCACCAGTGGAGAGGGGAGGAAGAAGCCAATTCCCTTTTTCCCTTTCTCCGTTTACGGAGAGAGGGTCAGGGAGAGAGGCGAAAAAATTTATTTCCCGGTATGTCCGAAGCCGCCGTCATTTCTGGCGGTTATATCCAGGCTGCCGACAACTTCAAACTCCGCGCGCACTACTGGAACTATGACCAGCTGCGCGATACGGTCGCCTTTATTTATTGTAAAATCTTTTTCACCAAGGTTCCACAAAATTATTTTAACTTCACCGCGATAATCAGCGTCTATTGTGCCTGGTGTATTGGGAATAATAATCCCTTCCTTCAGGCTCAGGCCGCTGCGAGGCCTGATCTGGCCTTCATAACCGGCCGGGATTGCTATTTTTATACCTGTGGCTACAAGTTTTTTTTCTCCTTTATGCATAATCGTATCTTCCGCAGAAGCCAGGTCCAGACCGGAAGATAAGATGGTTTTATATTCGGGCAGTTTCAACCCGGAAAAATGTTCCAGAAGCTCTACTTGAATAGTAACATTATTCAGCATTATAAAAGTCCGCTAAAAATATCTTTTTCTTTAAAGCGGCCAAGTGCCGTAAGCGCATAATAATTCGGGTTAAAAACCATATTCATCAACTCCAGCAATTCGTCTTTGGTTATATTATTGATAACCTTGAATAATTCATTAACTTTAACATATTTTTCATAATAAAAATAATTTTTTCCGTTCCAGGACATTTTATTGGAGGAAGACTCCAGGCCCAGAACCAGTCCGCCTTTTAATTGTTCCCTGGCTGTATGGATCATTTTGTCCGGGATATCTTTTTTCAGATCGTTCATTTTTTCCACAATAATTTCCAGGACCTGTCTGGCTTTGTTCAGAGCAGCACCGGCATAAATAACAAACAGTCCGCAATTTTTAAAGTATAAAGGATAAGAAAAAATGGAATAGACCAGGCCTCTTTTTTCCCGGATTTCCTGAAAAAGAATACTGCTCATGGAGCCGCCAATTATGCTGGAAAGCACCAGCAGCGGGTAGCGTTCCTTGTCATGATAGGAAACTCCGCGGCTGCCAAAGCAAAAATGTACCTGTTCTGTATCTTTTTCAATCAAATTGCAGGCAGGTTTAAAAATTGGCTGATAAGAAATTTTCTTTACTTTTTTTATTCCCCGGTGCGCGGAAAAAACTTTTTTCAGCTTACCTATCATTTCATCCATTTTAAAACGACCGGCTACGGAAATAATAATATTTTCCGGAATATAATTATGTTTCAAATATTCCAGGATACTTTCCCTGTTTATATTTTCTATAACTTTTTTATCGCCGATTACCGGTTGTCCCAGATTGTAATTAGGCCAGATATTGCGCACAAAAAGGTCGTGCACTATTTCGTCCGGGCTGTCTTCGTACATTTTAATTTCTTCCAGTACTACCTTTTTTTCTGTGATAATATCAGTCTCACGATAAATAGAATTGAAAAAAATATCGGTCATAAGGTCAAGCGCTATGTCAAAATGTTCATCCAGCACGGTTGTGTAATAACTGGTGTGCTCCTTGCTGGTGTAAGCATTCAACTTGCCGCCCACAGAATCCAGAATTTCGGCAATATCTTTAGCAGAACGTGTTTTGGTCCCCTTAAAATTCATGTGTTCCACAAAATGGGAAATACCGTTTTGTTCCAAACTTTCATTGCCTGAACCGCAGCTCACGAATAGTCCAAGCGAAATGCTTTTAACAAATGGAATGGATTCTAAAACTATAGTTAAACCGTTTGGTAGCTTCTCAATGCGATACAAATGAGTTTCCTATGCTCTTGAAAAATTAACCCTTCCTTTTGCATCGATTTCCTCGATTACCACATCTATCTTGTCGCCGACTTTGAAGACATCTTCAAGTCTGTTGATATATGTGTCCGAGGCTTTTGAAATATGCAAAAGTCCTTCCTTACCGGGCGCGTATTCAATAAATAAACCAAAATTCATAATTTTTTTAACAGTACCGTGGTATTTGGCCCCTGGTTCAGGTTCCTTTAACATGTTGTTAATTTCCAGTTTGGCCGCTTCAATTGCCTTTAAGTCTGCGGAAGCAATATTAACTTTGCCGCCGTCGGCAATATCAATGGTTACTCCGGTTCTCTCAATAATACCTTTTATATTTTTTCCGGATGGTCCTATCAATTCACCAACTTTATC is a genomic window of Candidatus Margulisiibacteriota bacterium containing:
- a CDS encoding 4-hydroxy-tetrahydrodipicolinate reductase codes for the protein MIKVVVNGALGKVGREVTKAVKNSKDMTLERELDVKNDLGEYLSRNKTDV
- the dut gene encoding dUTP diphosphatase is translated as MLNNVTIQVELLEHFSGLKLPEYKTILSSGLDLASAEDTIMHKGEKKLVATGIKIAIPAGYEGQIRPRSGLSLKEGIIIPNTPGTIDADYRGEVKIILWNLGEKDFTINKGDRIAQLVIVPVVRAEFEVVGSLDITARNDGGFGHTGK
- a CDS encoding pitrilysin family protein gives rise to the protein MYRIEKLPNGLTIVLESIPFVKSISLGLFVSCGSGNESLEQNGISHFVEHMNFKGTKTRSAKDIAEILDSVGGKLNAYTSKEHTSYYTTVLDEHFDIALDLMTDIFFNSIYRETDIITEKKVVLEEIKMYEDSPDEIVHDLFVRNIWPNYNLGQPVIGDKKVIENINRESILEYLKHNYIPENIIISVAGRFKMDEMIGKLKKVFSAHRGIKKVKKISYQPIFKPACNLIEKDTEQVHFCFGSRGVSYHDKERYPLLVLSSIIGGSMSSILFQEIREKRGLVYSIFSYPLYFKNCGLFVIYAGAALNKARQVLEIIVEKMNDLKKDIPDKMIHTAREQLKGGLVLGLESSSNKMSWNGKNYFYYEKYVKVNELFKVINNITKDELLELMNMVFNPNYYALTALGRFKEKDIFSGLL